The following are from one region of the uncultured Hyphomonas sp. genome:
- a CDS encoding MucR family transcriptional regulator, with translation MGELKQADVLGMTTDVVSSYLTHNTVPASDLPDLIRSVHDAISSISDGESGNAEELSPAVPISKSITPDFLICLEDGRKLKMLRRYLRSRYSMTPEEYRERWNLPADYPMVAPNYAKLRSKHAKNIGLGKKKK, from the coding sequence ATGGGTGAACTAAAGCAAGCTGACGTGCTGGGCATGACGACAGATGTCGTCTCGTCTTACCTTACACATAATACCGTTCCGGCATCTGATCTGCCTGACCTGATCCGGTCGGTGCATGATGCGATTTCGTCCATCTCAGACGGGGAGTCAGGCAATGCGGAAGAGCTTTCGCCGGCGGTGCCGATTTCAAAATCCATCACGCCGGACTTCCTGATCTGCCTGGAAGACGGCCGCAAACTGAAAATGCTGCGGCGATATCTGCGGTCCCGGTACTCTATGACACCGGAGGAATACCGCGAGCGATGGAACCTGCCGGCAGATTATCCGATGGTCGCGCCGAACTACGCGAAACTGCGCTCGAAGCACGCCAAGAACATCGGACTGGGCAAGAAAAAGAAATAG
- the nrdR gene encoding transcriptional regulator NrdR: MRCPFCGSENTSVKDSRSAEDDTAVRRRRVCESCGARFTTFERVQLREVTVVKRDGKRVPFDRERLTKSITIALRKRPVDREQIDQMVSGILRKLESAGEPEVASNDVGELAMEALRMVDPVGYVRFASVYKDFRDPSDFAQFIDKASLEDEEDLEDE; the protein is encoded by the coding sequence TTGCGTTGTCCATTCTGCGGGTCTGAAAACACATCGGTAAAGGACAGCCGCTCGGCTGAAGACGATACCGCTGTGCGCCGCCGCAGGGTCTGTGAAAGCTGCGGCGCCCGCTTTACCACGTTCGAACGCGTCCAGCTGCGTGAAGTCACGGTCGTGAAGCGTGATGGAAAGCGTGTCCCGTTCGATCGGGAGCGCCTGACAAAGTCGATCACGATCGCTTTGCGCAAACGTCCGGTCGATCGTGAACAAATTGACCAGATGGTGTCGGGTATACTGAGGAAGCTGGAAAGCGCCGGAGAGCCGGAGGTTGCGTCCAATGATGTGGGCGAACTGGCGATGGAAGCGCTCCGTATGGTGGACCCGGTCGGTTATGTCCGGTTTGCCAGCGTCTACAAGGATTTCCGTGATCCGAGCGATTTCGCGCAATTCATAGACAAGGCCTCACTTGAGGACGAAGAGGACCTCGAGGACGAATGA
- a CDS encoding class II aldolase/adducin family protein translates to MADGNQKVAIRGSVSAEEWQARVDLAALYRLTAMYGWDDMIFTHISHRVPGPEHHFLINPYGYFFEEITASSLVKVDLDGNIVQETDSMINPAGFTIHSAIHAARDDAKCVMHVHTDQGVAVSAQKEGLLPLSQTAMAVREDVAYHDYEGIALDLDERDRLVADLGAKKHSMILRNHGTLTCGETAAMTFTRMFFLERACTMQVMALSAGRDGVIECGESLQDKVAGQGGLTKESSGMAMLSQKLVWPALLRKLDREYPGYDA, encoded by the coding sequence ATGGCCGACGGCAACCAGAAGGTCGCGATCCGCGGTTCGGTAAGTGCGGAAGAGTGGCAGGCGCGCGTGGATCTTGCGGCGCTTTATCGCCTGACAGCCATGTATGGCTGGGACGACATGATTTTCACCCACATCTCGCACCGTGTGCCGGGGCCGGAGCACCACTTTCTGATCAACCCCTATGGTTATTTCTTCGAAGAGATCACCGCCTCCTCGCTGGTGAAGGTCGATCTGGACGGCAACATCGTTCAGGAAACCGATTCCATGATCAATCCGGCAGGCTTCACGATCCATTCGGCTATCCACGCTGCCCGCGATGACGCAAAATGCGTGATGCACGTACACACCGATCAGGGGGTGGCGGTGTCCGCCCAGAAGGAAGGCCTGTTGCCGCTAAGCCAGACGGCCATGGCTGTGCGCGAAGACGTTGCCTATCATGACTATGAAGGCATTGCGCTGGACCTGGACGAGCGGGACCGTCTGGTGGCCGATCTGGGCGCGAAGAAGCACTCCATGATTCTGCGCAACCACGGCACGCTGACCTGCGGGGAAACTGCTGCGATGACTTTCACGCGTATGTTCTTCCTTGAGCGTGCCTGCACCATGCAGGTCATGGCCCTCTCGGCCGGACGTGACGGGGTGATCGAATGCGGTGAGTCGCTTCAGGACAAGGTGGCCGGGCAGGGCGGCCTGACAAAGGAGAGCTCTGGCATGGCAATGCTGTCCCAAAAGCTTGTCTGGCCGGCGCTTCTGCGGAAACTGGACCGTGAATATCCGGGTTATGACGCCTAA
- a CDS encoding RibD family protein, whose translation MSGVRVTLKLATSLDARIALADGTSQWITSSESRARGHELRAAHDAILAGIGTVLADDPLLTARTVPMPKTQPVRIVADSNGRTPLSSRLVQSVSSGRVVVATNGQPQDFLARSGVEVWRCGNGVRMDVQDLLRRAAAEGISSLLIEGGGTLAASFIRAGLVNEIAWFVAPILIGGDGLPALGGLGMQNLSDATRWKPVATERIGDDVLNTYVRS comes from the coding sequence ATGAGTGGCGTGCGGGTCACGCTGAAGCTCGCCACATCGCTGGACGCGCGTATTGCCCTCGCCGACGGGACAAGCCAGTGGATCACGTCCAGTGAATCCCGCGCGCGCGGTCACGAACTTCGGGCCGCGCATGACGCCATCCTTGCCGGCATCGGTACCGTTCTTGCCGACGATCCGTTGCTGACGGCACGCACGGTGCCCATGCCGAAAACGCAGCCTGTTCGCATTGTGGCCGATTCCAATGGCCGCACACCGCTCAGTTCTCGCCTCGTTCAGTCCGTTTCGAGTGGCCGGGTTGTCGTCGCCACCAATGGCCAGCCGCAGGATTTCCTTGCGCGCAGCGGCGTTGAGGTCTGGCGCTGCGGCAACGGCGTGCGAATGGATGTGCAGGATTTGCTGCGCCGGGCGGCAGCGGAGGGGATTTCTTCGCTGTTGATTGAAGGCGGTGGCACATTGGCGGCAAGTTTCATCCGCGCCGGTCTCGTGAATGAAATCGCCTGGTTTGTTGCGCCGATCCTGATTGGCGGCGACGGCTTGCCAGCCTTGGGGGGACTTGGGATGCAAAACCTGTCGGATGCGACACGGTGGAAACCTGTCGCGACGGAACGCATTGGGGATGACGTTCTGAACACTTATGTTCGTTCTTAG
- the hemA gene encoding 5-aminolevulinate synthase: protein MKHLKAFEDALGNIHSEGRYRVFIDLQRHKGRFPKATARFEDGEREVTIWCSNDYLGMGQDDDVITSMHDAIDSFGAGSGGTRNISGTTRYHVELERELADLHEKEAALLFTSGYVSNDATLSTLGKIMKDLIIYSDQLNHASMIEGIRRSGADYRVFRHNDVDHLRSLLENDDPDRPKVIAFESVYSMDGDFGCMKEICDLADEFNALTYLDEVHAVGMYGQEGAGVAQMLGLADRIDIVEGTLGKAFGVMGGYIASKGTVIDAIRSMASGFIFSTSTCPVMAAGALASIQKLRTDEGRKLRAIHQAKAAELKQKFRDAGLPVMDSPSHIVPLLVGDPERCKALSDTLLFDFGIYVQPINYPTVPRGTERLRFTPSPVHDAVMMDELIEAILAVWKQLGLDKAA, encoded by the coding sequence ATGAAACACCTGAAGGCCTTTGAGGATGCCCTCGGCAATATTCATTCTGAGGGACGTTACCGCGTCTTTATTGACCTGCAGCGTCATAAAGGACGGTTCCCGAAGGCGACGGCACGCTTTGAGGATGGCGAACGCGAAGTAACCATCTGGTGTTCGAACGACTATCTGGGCATGGGCCAGGATGACGACGTCATCACGTCCATGCATGATGCGATCGACAGTTTCGGGGCTGGATCTGGCGGTACGCGCAATATTTCGGGCACAACCCGCTATCACGTCGAACTTGAGCGTGAGCTGGCCGACCTTCACGAGAAGGAAGCGGCGCTGCTGTTCACTTCCGGCTATGTGTCAAACGACGCGACCCTGTCGACGCTCGGCAAGATCATGAAAGACCTGATCATCTATTCCGATCAGCTCAATCACGCCTCGATGATCGAGGGCATTCGCCGTTCCGGCGCCGACTACCGCGTATTCCGCCACAATGACGTGGATCACCTGCGGTCCCTTCTGGAGAATGACGATCCGGACCGGCCGAAAGTGATCGCCTTCGAGAGCGTCTACTCCATGGATGGCGATTTCGGCTGCATGAAGGAAATCTGCGACCTGGCAGACGAATTCAATGCGCTGACCTATCTGGATGAAGTGCATGCGGTTGGCATGTACGGTCAGGAAGGTGCTGGCGTGGCGCAAATGCTGGGCCTTGCCGATCGGATCGACATTGTCGAAGGCACCCTTGGCAAGGCATTCGGGGTCATGGGGGGCTACATCGCGTCCAAGGGCACCGTCATTGATGCCATCCGTTCCATGGCGTCTGGCTTCATCTTCAGCACATCCACCTGCCCGGTGATGGCGGCGGGCGCGCTAGCCAGCATCCAGAAGCTGCGCACCGACGAGGGCCGCAAGCTGCGCGCCATCCATCAGGCCAAGGCAGCAGAATTAAAGCAGAAATTCCGTGATGCCGGGCTGCCGGTGATGGACTCGCCCTCGCACATCGTGCCGCTGCTGGTGGGCGATCCGGAGCGTTGCAAGGCCCTGTCCGACACGTTGCTGTTTGACTTCGGCATTTATGTTCAGCCGATCAACTACCCGACCGTGCCGCGTGGTACCGAGCGTCTGCGCTTCACACCCAGTCCGGTGCACGACGCCGTCATGATGGATGAGCTGATCGAAGCGATCCTGGCTGTCTGGAAGCAGCTCGGCCTCGACAAGGCTGCCTGA
- the glyA gene encoding serine hydroxymethyltransferase, whose translation MADTAPTQRFDTSGFFSTGLEDRDPEIFAAIGKEEGRQQHEIELIASENIVSKAVLEAQGSVLTNKYAEGYPGRRYYGGCEFVDIAENLAIDRAKQLFNCQFANVQPNSGSQANQGVFQAVLKPGDTILGMSLDAGGHLTHGAPPNQSGKWFNAVQYGVRREDDRIDFEQVERLAKAHRPQMIIAGGSAYPREIDFARFRAIADEVGAIFMVDMAHFAGLVAGGAHPNPLDFADVATTTTHKTLRGPRGGMILTNDEKLAKKINSAIFPGIQGGPLMHVIAAKAVAFGEALQPSFKDYAAQVVTNARAMAAAAKASGLDVVSGGTDTHVALIDLRPKKVTGKDAETALGRAYITCNKNGVPFDPEKPTITSGIRVGSPAGTTRGFGEEEFTQIGSWIGEIVDAVASGDSTATEDRIREDVKALTAQFPIYGGLGG comes from the coding sequence ATGGCAGACACCGCCCCGACCCAACGGTTTGATACCAGCGGTTTCTTTTCGACTGGTCTTGAGGACCGCGATCCGGAGATTTTTGCCGCAATCGGCAAGGAGGAGGGGCGCCAGCAGCACGAAATCGAGCTGATTGCTTCGGAAAACATTGTTTCCAAGGCCGTGCTTGAAGCGCAGGGGTCCGTCCTGACCAATAAATACGCTGAAGGCTATCCCGGGCGCCGCTACTATGGCGGCTGTGAGTTCGTCGACATCGCCGAGAACCTCGCGATCGACCGCGCCAAGCAACTGTTCAATTGCCAGTTCGCCAATGTGCAGCCGAATTCGGGCAGCCAGGCGAACCAGGGTGTGTTCCAGGCGGTGCTGAAGCCGGGCGATACGATCCTCGGCATGAGCCTCGATGCCGGTGGTCACCTGACCCATGGCGCTCCGCCCAACCAGTCGGGAAAATGGTTCAACGCTGTCCAGTACGGTGTGCGCCGCGAAGATGACCGCATCGATTTCGAACAGGTCGAGCGTCTGGCCAAGGCGCATCGTCCGCAGATGATCATTGCGGGCGGCTCCGCCTATCCGCGTGAAATTGACTTTGCCCGTTTCCGGGCAATTGCGGATGAAGTCGGCGCGATCTTCATGGTCGACATGGCGCACTTCGCGGGCCTCGTTGCTGGCGGTGCGCATCCGAACCCGCTGGATTTTGCCGATGTGGCGACAACGACCACGCACAAGACACTGCGCGGCCCGCGCGGCGGCATGATCCTGACCAATGACGAAAAGCTGGCGAAGAAGATCAACTCGGCGATCTTCCCTGGCATCCAGGGCGGCCCGTTGATGCATGTGATCGCAGCGAAGGCCGTCGCATTCGGTGAAGCGCTTCAGCCGTCCTTCAAGGACTATGCAGCGCAAGTCGTGACCAATGCCCGCGCCATGGCCGCCGCCGCAAAGGCAAGCGGACTGGATGTCGTGTCCGGCGGAACGGACACACATGTCGCGCTGATCGACCTGCGCCCGAAAAAGGTAACCGGTAAGGATGCGGAAACCGCCCTCGGCCGGGCTTACATCACCTGCAACAAGAACGGCGTACCGTTCGATCCGGAGAAGCCGACCATCACGAGCGGGATCCGCGTCGGGTCTCCGGCCGGGACGACCCGTGGATTCGGCGAAGAGGAATTCACCCAGATCGGCAGCTGGATCGGCGAAATTGTGGATGCTGTGGCCAGCGGTGACAGTACAGCGACGGAAGATCGTATCCGTGAGGATGTCAAAGCGCTTACGGCGCAGTTCCCCATTTATGGTGGCCTGGGAGGCTGA
- a CDS encoding riboflavin synthase gives MFTGLVTDVGTVRKAEHRNGLTRLEIESGYRLDDIAMGASIMHSGVCLTVVDMGQGERGAWFTVEAIPETLAKTVLGDWKEGAQVNLEQSLRLGDELGGHFVFGHVDGVGEIISIDDEGQSRRITIRPPADIARYFATKGSAAVNGVSLTVADALPNGDFQVAVIPHTWEVTTLAELQPGSRVNLEIDMLARYVARMIGADVPEGQ, from the coding sequence ATGTTCACAGGTCTCGTCACAGACGTCGGCACAGTCCGGAAGGCAGAACATCGCAACGGCCTTACCCGGCTTGAAATAGAGAGCGGTTACAGGCTGGACGATATCGCCATGGGCGCATCGATCATGCACTCGGGTGTTTGCCTGACGGTCGTCGACATGGGGCAGGGGGAACGGGGCGCCTGGTTTACCGTCGAGGCCATTCCGGAGACGCTGGCGAAGACTGTTCTCGGAGACTGGAAGGAAGGCGCTCAGGTCAATCTGGAGCAAAGCCTCAGGCTGGGCGACGAACTGGGCGGGCATTTCGTGTTCGGACACGTCGATGGTGTCGGAGAGATCATTTCCATCGATGACGAGGGGCAGAGCCGCCGGATTACCATCCGGCCGCCTGCTGACATCGCCCGGTATTTTGCAACCAAGGGGTCTGCGGCAGTGAACGGCGTTTCGCTCACAGTGGCGGATGCCTTGCCGAATGGCGACTTTCAGGTCGCCGTTATTCCACACACATGGGAGGTGACCACGCTGGCCGAACTACAGCCGGGCAGCCGTGTGAACCTTGAGATAGATATGCTGGCGCGGTACGTCGCACGCATGATCGGCGCAGACGTGCCGGAAGGGCAGTGA